In a genomic window of Plectropomus leopardus isolate mb chromosome 6, YSFRI_Pleo_2.0, whole genome shotgun sequence:
- the ela3l gene encoding elastase 3 like has translation MIPIVLASVLIASALGCGTPPIQPLTSRVVNGVDAKPHSWPWQISLQYERDGVWRHTCGGSLIAANWVMTAAHCINTKLSYRVFVGKYNLIEEEAGSKAILPEKIIVHEKWNPIFVALGNDIALIKLSEPVTLSDQVQLGCIPAAGTVLPNLYPCYITGWGRLYTGGPIADKLQQALMPVADHATCSQPDWWGIAVRTTMVCAGGDGIVAGCNGDSGGPLNCKNTEGVWEVHGIASFVSGLGCNYEKKPTVFTRVSAFNDWIDQVMMNN, from the exons ATGATCCCCATTGTGCTGGCCTCAGTGCTCATTGCTAGCG CCCTCGGGTGCGGCACCCCACCCATTCAGCCCCTGACTTCCCGTGTGGTCAATGGAGTAGATGCCAAGCCCCACAGCTGGCCCTGGCAG ATCTCTCTGCAGTATGAGAGGGATGGTGTGTGGAGGCACACTTGTGGGGGATCTCTGATTGCTGCCAACTGGGTCATGACTGCTGCTCACTGCATCAA CACCAAGCTCTCCTACAGGGTGTTCGTCGGCAAATACAACCTGATCGAGGAGGAGGCTGGCTCCAAGGCCATCCTGCCCGAGAAGATTATCGTCCATGAGAAATGGAACCCGATCTTTGTGGCCCTCGG AAACGATATTGCCTTGATCAAGCTGTCCGAGCCTGTGACTTTGAGCGACCAGGTGCAGCTAGGATGTATCCCTGCTGCTGGCACTGTGCTGCCCAACCTTTACCCCTGCTACATCACCGGATGGGGCAGGCTGTACA CCGGAGGCCCCATAGCTGATAAGCTGCAGCAGGCTTTGATGCCTGTGGCTGACCACGCCACCTGCTCCCAGCCTGACTGGTGGGGTATCGCTGTCAGGACCACCATGGTGTGTGCCGGTGGGGATGGAATCGTGGCTGGATGCAAC GGCGACTCCGGTGGCCCTCTGAACTGTAAGAACACAGAGGGTGTCTGGGAGGTCCACGGCATTGCCAGCTTCGTGTCTGGCCTTGGCTGCAACTACGAGAAGAAACCCACTGTCTTCACCAGAGTCTCAGCTTTCAATGACTGGATCGACCAG GTCATGATGAACAACTAA